Proteins found in one Labrys wisconsinensis genomic segment:
- a CDS encoding ABC transporter ATP-binding protein, translating into MRVSLNGVHKSFGQVEVVKGLDLEVKDGEFLVLLGASGSGKTTALRMIAGLETVTSGTIHIGERDVTGLLPKYRDIAMVFQSYALYPHKTVFANIAYPLTVRKRPRAEIEAAVKEVARQVQLDALLERYPRQLSGGQRQRVALARAIIRRPAAFLMDEPLSNLDAKLRGHMRAELKHMQHELGITTIYVTHDQIEAMTLAHRVALLDKGVLQQLDTPATIYNAPANLFVAGFIGSPPMNFLEGELREGRFSTPAGSFGTNSRASNPAVVLGIRPEDCRVTATGAGKLAGEIFATELIGDHALVTCRCAGANLTVKVDKEFQGEIGEAVGIGFDDKALHLFDKAGGNRLPAAG; encoded by the coding sequence ATGCGCGTCAGCTTGAACGGTGTCCACAAGTCCTTCGGCCAGGTCGAGGTGGTCAAGGGCCTCGACCTCGAGGTCAAGGACGGCGAGTTCCTGGTGCTGCTCGGCGCCTCGGGCTCGGGCAAGACCACGGCCCTGCGGATGATCGCCGGCCTGGAGACCGTCACCTCCGGCACGATCCATATCGGCGAGCGCGACGTCACCGGCCTGCTGCCGAAGTACCGCGACATCGCCATGGTGTTCCAGTCCTATGCGCTCTATCCGCACAAGACGGTGTTCGCCAACATCGCCTATCCCCTCACCGTGCGAAAGCGCCCGCGCGCCGAGATCGAGGCGGCGGTCAAGGAGGTCGCCCGGCAGGTGCAGCTGGACGCGCTGCTCGAGCGCTATCCGCGCCAGCTCTCCGGCGGCCAGCGCCAACGGGTGGCGCTGGCCCGCGCCATCATCCGCCGCCCCGCCGCCTTCCTGATGGACGAGCCGCTCTCCAACCTCGACGCCAAGCTGCGCGGCCATATGCGGGCCGAGCTCAAGCACATGCAGCACGAGCTCGGCATCACCACGATCTACGTCACCCACGACCAGATCGAGGCGATGACGCTGGCGCACCGGGTGGCGCTGCTCGACAAGGGCGTGCTGCAGCAGCTCGATACGCCGGCGACCATCTACAATGCGCCGGCCAACCTGTTCGTCGCCGGCTTCATCGGCTCGCCGCCGATGAACTTCCTGGAGGGCGAGCTCCGCGAGGGGCGCTTCTCCACGCCGGCCGGCAGCTTCGGCACGAACAGCCGGGCGAGCAACCCGGCCGTGGTGCTCGGCATCCGCCCGGAGGACTGCCGGGTGACCGCGACCGGCGCCGGCAAGCTCGCCGGCGAGATCTTCGCCACCGAGCTGATCGGCGACCACGCGCTGGTCACCTGCCGCTGCGCCGGCGCCAACCTCACCGTCAAGGTCGACAAGGAGTTCCAGGGCGAGATCGGCGAGGCCGTCGGCATCGGCTTCGACGACAAGGCGCTGCATCTCTTCGACAAGGCGGGCGGCAACCGCCTGCCCGCCGCCGGCTGA
- a CDS encoding ABC transporter substrate-binding protein produces the protein MSWKSGVGALLSTAALIGVLGAAAPAGAGEFDGVTVNVMTQTGAIQEPLQRRAPEFEKLTGAKINVIAVPFSDLYQKVLTDWASGTNSVDAAVFAPQWMVDYVAGGYLEEISGRIAKDTAIQWNDIAPFFRDFSSSYGGKTYLVPLDGDFHMLYYRTDVFEKAGLKPPATWDEYLADAKKLNGMEIDGTKIYGSCIAKKRNAQSYWFVTDVVGSMTQSKGTSQGTFFNTKDMTPLVDNEAFRKALDFLKESTQYGPPDELNLDVSDTRPLFTSGKCALNLDWGDVGVLAVDPATSKVIDKTGSVITPGSKEVLNWDTGKLEACTKDNCPHAIDGVNHAPYAAFGGWSGGINVKAADKVKDAAYAFFSYLGQPAQSSVDVTIGKTGFNPYRVSQLSYNDAWKTGGMSEKAAGYYLGAIRASLDSPNMILDLRIPQNQKYQQVVLDEAISRFLAGEIDKETTIKTIVAGWNDLNEQIGKDDQLKFYKSTLGIKD, from the coding sequence ATGTCTTGGAAATCTGGAGTGGGAGCGCTGCTGTCGACGGCGGCGCTGATCGGCGTGCTGGGAGCCGCCGCGCCGGCCGGCGCCGGCGAGTTCGACGGCGTGACCGTCAACGTCATGACGCAGACCGGCGCCATCCAGGAGCCGCTGCAGCGCCGCGCTCCCGAGTTCGAGAAGCTGACCGGCGCCAAGATCAACGTCATCGCCGTGCCCTTCTCCGACCTCTATCAGAAGGTGCTGACCGACTGGGCCAGCGGCACCAACTCGGTCGACGCCGCGGTGTTCGCGCCGCAATGGATGGTCGACTACGTCGCCGGCGGCTATCTCGAAGAGATCAGCGGACGCATCGCCAAGGATACCGCCATCCAGTGGAACGACATCGCGCCGTTCTTCCGCGACTTCTCCTCCAGCTATGGCGGCAAGACCTATCTCGTGCCGCTCGATGGCGACTTCCACATGCTCTACTACCGGACCGACGTGTTCGAGAAGGCCGGGCTGAAGCCGCCGGCGACCTGGGACGAGTATCTCGCCGATGCCAAGAAGCTCAACGGCATGGAGATCGACGGCACCAAGATCTACGGCTCCTGCATCGCCAAGAAGCGCAATGCCCAGAGCTACTGGTTCGTCACCGACGTCGTCGGCTCGATGACCCAGTCCAAGGGCACGTCCCAGGGCACCTTCTTCAACACCAAGGACATGACGCCGCTGGTGGACAACGAGGCCTTCCGCAAGGCGCTCGACTTCCTGAAGGAATCCACCCAGTACGGGCCGCCGGACGAGCTCAACCTCGACGTCAGCGACACCCGGCCGCTGTTCACCTCGGGCAAATGCGCGCTCAACCTCGACTGGGGCGATGTCGGCGTGCTCGCCGTCGACCCCGCCACCTCCAAGGTGATCGACAAGACCGGCTCGGTGATCACCCCGGGCTCCAAGGAGGTGCTGAACTGGGATACGGGCAAGCTGGAAGCCTGCACCAAGGACAATTGCCCGCACGCCATCGACGGCGTCAACCACGCGCCCTATGCGGCGTTCGGCGGCTGGAGCGGCGGCATCAACGTCAAGGCCGCCGACAAGGTCAAGGACGCGGCCTACGCCTTCTTCTCCTATCTCGGCCAGCCGGCGCAATCGAGCGTCGACGTCACCATCGGCAAGACCGGCTTCAACCCCTACCGCGTCTCGCAGCTCAGCTACAACGACGCCTGGAAGACGGGCGGCATGAGCGAGAAGGCGGCGGGCTATTATCTCGGCGCCATCCGCGCCAGCCTCGACAGCCCGAACATGATCCTCGACCTGCGCATCCCGCAGAACCAGAAATACCAGCAGGTGGTGCTGGACGAGGCGATCTCGCGCTTCCTCGCCGGCGAGATCGACAAGGAGACGACGATCAAGACCATCGTCGCCGGCTGGAACGACCTCAACGAGCAGATCGGCAAGGACGATCAGCTCAAGTTCTACAAGAGCACGCTCGGCATCAAGGACTGA
- a CDS encoding mannitol dehydrogenase family protein: MVELSARTLHRLPSHVRVPAYDRDGLRAGIVHIGVGNFHRVHQAVAVQRCLEQPGHEDWAICGIGILDGPEARAKAEAFRRQDGLHTVTAFAADGSKAVEVVGAMADYLHAPADPDAALRRLAAPGTRIASLTITEGGYGLDKALAESGGAGRPRTAFDYLVEALDRRRRAGLPPFTVMSCDNLRSNGDTSRAAVLALAERRDGELAAWIERHGAFPNSMVDRIAPRVTAADRQALNAFSGIEDALPASCESYTNWVMEDRFCNGRPPLERAGVSLRDDVAAFEAVKGRLSNAAHMLLAYPAVLLGYRLINEAMRDGRLVRLLQDFWTLDAIPLVTPPPGLSPQVFTAQVLERFANPGIDDQVLRVAHDGASKLVVFHARTLAQLIAGNGPLEREAFLFACFARYLLGVEDGGATFPVDEPRLDAADWARIRGGDPLAVLHLSPFTELRLPESERFRDAFARAAQALAAKGAGRALAELVGG; the protein is encoded by the coding sequence ATGGTCGAGCTCAGCGCCAGGACGCTGCACCGTCTGCCCTCGCACGTGCGCGTCCCGGCCTATGACCGCGATGGGCTCCGAGCCGGCATCGTCCATATCGGCGTGGGCAATTTCCACCGGGTGCACCAGGCCGTCGCGGTGCAGCGCTGCCTGGAGCAGCCCGGCCACGAGGACTGGGCGATCTGCGGCATCGGCATCCTCGACGGACCCGAGGCCCGCGCCAAGGCCGAGGCCTTCCGCCGCCAGGACGGGCTCCACACCGTCACCGCCTTCGCCGCCGACGGCTCGAAGGCGGTCGAGGTGGTCGGCGCCATGGCCGACTATCTCCATGCGCCGGCCGACCCGGACGCCGCGCTCCGCCGCCTCGCCGCCCCGGGGACGCGCATCGCCTCGCTCACCATCACCGAGGGCGGCTACGGCCTCGACAAGGCGCTCGCCGAGAGCGGCGGCGCCGGGCGTCCGCGCACCGCCTTCGACTATCTCGTCGAGGCGCTGGACCGCCGCCGCCGCGCCGGCCTGCCGCCCTTCACGGTGATGTCCTGCGACAATCTCAGGTCCAACGGCGACACCAGCCGCGCCGCGGTCCTGGCCCTGGCCGAGCGCCGCGACGGCGAGCTCGCCGCCTGGATCGAGCGGCACGGCGCCTTCCCCAACAGCATGGTCGACCGCATCGCCCCGCGCGTCACCGCGGCGGACCGCCAGGCGCTCAACGCCTTCAGCGGCATCGAGGACGCGCTGCCGGCGAGCTGCGAGAGCTACACCAACTGGGTGATGGAAGACCGGTTCTGCAACGGCCGCCCGCCCTTGGAGCGGGCCGGCGTCAGCCTGCGCGACGATGTCGCCGCCTTCGAGGCGGTCAAGGGGCGGCTGTCCAACGCGGCGCACATGCTGCTGGCCTATCCCGCCGTGCTGCTCGGCTACCGGCTGATCAACGAGGCCATGCGCGACGGGCGCCTGGTCAGGCTGCTGCAGGATTTCTGGACCCTCGACGCCATCCCGCTGGTGACGCCGCCGCCCGGCCTCTCGCCGCAGGTCTTCACGGCTCAGGTGCTGGAGCGCTTCGCCAATCCCGGCATCGACGACCAGGTGCTGCGCGTCGCCCATGACGGCGCCTCCAAGCTGGTTGTGTTCCACGCCAGGACCCTCGCCCAGCTCATCGCCGGCAACGGCCCGCTCGAGCGCGAGGCCTTCCTGTTTGCCTGCTTCGCCCGCTACCTCCTGGGCGTCGAAGACGGCGGCGCCACCTTTCCCGTCGACGAGCCGCGCCTCGATGCGGCGGACTGGGCCCGCATCCGCGGCGGCGATCCCCTCGCCGTCTTGCACCTCTCGCCCTTCACCGAGCTCCGCCTGCCGGAGAGCGAGCGCTTCCGCGACGCCTTCGCCCGCGCGGCCCAGGCCCTCGCCGCCAAGGGCGCGGGGCGGGCTCTCGCCGAGCTCGTCGGCGGCTAG
- a CDS encoding carbohydrate ABC transporter permease — MTPDTRPLLRRLFEPRSLDTLAPVPKIFTYAALLAWALVVLFPLYWVLVTSLKVQIDVDSGPYYLPFLDFQPTLDAWTFMLLKNNTLGPYLNSIVVALSSTVLAVLIGALAAYALVRIRFEVRIAAVATFVLLLVGVIVAVAAFAVPWQAAVAVALALFLLALGTIGRRFKASLGNNDIEFWMISNRIMPPIVAVLPIYVMFQQLRLLDTQVALIATYTAVNLPIVVWLTRDFFAGIPLDLEESAEIDGASKFRVFFTIALPLVRSGLAATFMLVLILAWNEYLLALFLSNANAQTMPVLVSAQNTTRGPQWWYMSVLIVVMIVPVIAIAAFLQKHIARGLLVGAVKG, encoded by the coding sequence GTGACGCCAGACACCCGCCCGCTGCTGCGCCGGCTGTTCGAGCCCCGGAGCCTCGACACGCTGGCGCCGGTGCCGAAGATCTTCACCTATGCGGCCCTGCTCGCCTGGGCGCTGGTGGTGCTGTTCCCGCTCTACTGGGTGCTGGTCACCTCGCTGAAGGTGCAGATCGACGTCGACAGCGGCCCCTACTACCTCCCCTTCCTCGACTTCCAGCCGACGCTCGACGCCTGGACCTTCATGCTGCTCAAGAACAACACGCTCGGGCCCTATCTCAACTCGATCGTGGTGGCGCTCTCCAGCACCGTCCTGGCCGTACTGATCGGCGCGCTCGCCGCCTATGCGCTGGTGCGCATCCGCTTCGAGGTCCGGATCGCCGCGGTCGCCACCTTCGTGCTGCTGCTCGTCGGCGTCATCGTCGCGGTGGCGGCCTTCGCCGTGCCCTGGCAGGCGGCCGTGGCGGTGGCGCTCGCGCTGTTCCTGCTGGCGCTCGGCACGATCGGGCGCCGCTTCAAGGCCTCGCTCGGCAACAACGACATCGAGTTCTGGATGATCTCCAACCGGATCATGCCGCCGATCGTCGCGGTGCTGCCGATCTACGTGATGTTCCAGCAGTTGCGGCTGCTCGACACCCAGGTCGCCCTGATCGCCACCTATACCGCGGTGAACCTGCCGATCGTGGTGTGGCTGACGCGCGACTTCTTCGCCGGCATCCCGCTCGACCTCGAAGAGAGCGCCGAGATCGACGGCGCCTCCAAGTTCCGGGTGTTCTTCACCATCGCCCTGCCGCTGGTGCGATCGGGCCTGGCCGCCACCTTCATGCTGGTGCTGATCCTGGCCTGGAACGAATATCTGCTGGCGCTCTTCCTCTCCAACGCCAACGCCCAGACCATGCCGGTGCTGGTCTCGGCCCAGAACACCACCCGCGGCCCGCAATGGTGGTACATGTCCGTGCTGATCGTCGTCATGATCGTGCCGGTCATCGCCATCGCCGCCTTCCTGCAGAAACACATCGCGCGCGGCCTGCTGGTCGGCGCGGTCAAGGGTTGA
- a CDS encoding LysR family transcriptional regulator: MTRASLDDLAAFAAVTRMHSFTRAAAALGTSTSNLSHTIRRLEARLGYRLLQRTSRSVSPTEAGGMLLETLGPALESIDGALDALDQGRDRVSGTLRITATRQAYDAVIRPVLPAFTAAYPDATVEVVVDYAYRDIVADRFDAGIRLGEKLEQDMIALKVGPDLRMAVVATPGYLERASPIAHPSDLTRHRCINYRMVGAGTIYAWEFERDGQALDVHVPGPLTFNEPQLMLEAALDGLGVGYLLDHEVAPHVANGRLIRLLADWTPPFAGFHLYYASRRQMRPVLAAFIEAVRGRR; the protein is encoded by the coding sequence ATGACGCGCGCCAGTCTGGACGACCTCGCCGCCTTTGCGGCCGTCACGCGCATGCACAGCTTCACGCGCGCCGCCGCGGCGCTCGGCACCTCCACCTCCAATCTCAGCCACACCATCCGGCGGCTGGAGGCGCGCCTCGGATACCGCCTGCTCCAGCGCACCAGCCGCAGCGTGTCGCCGACGGAGGCGGGCGGGATGCTGCTGGAGACGCTGGGACCGGCGTTGGAGAGCATCGACGGGGCGCTGGACGCTCTCGACCAGGGGCGCGACCGCGTTTCGGGGACGCTGCGCATCACCGCGACGCGGCAGGCCTACGACGCGGTGATCCGGCCCGTGCTGCCGGCCTTCACGGCTGCGTACCCGGATGCGACCGTCGAGGTGGTGGTCGACTATGCCTACCGGGACATCGTCGCCGATCGGTTCGATGCCGGGATCCGGCTCGGCGAGAAGCTGGAGCAGGACATGATCGCGCTCAAGGTCGGGCCCGATCTGCGCATGGCGGTGGTGGCGACGCCCGGCTATCTCGAACGTGCAAGCCCGATCGCGCATCCCAGCGACCTGACGCGGCACCGGTGCATCAACTATCGCATGGTCGGGGCCGGGACCATCTATGCCTGGGAGTTCGAGCGCGACGGCCAGGCCCTGGACGTGCATGTCCCCGGTCCGCTGACCTTCAACGAACCCCAGCTGATGCTCGAAGCGGCGCTGGACGGGCTGGGCGTCGGCTATCTCCTCGATCACGAGGTCGCGCCGCATGTCGCGAACGGCCGGCTGATCCGGCTGCTCGCCGACTGGACGCCGCCTTTTGCGGGCTTCCACCTCTACTACGCCTCGCGGCGGCAGATGCGCCCGGTGCTGGCCGCGTTCATCGAGGCGGTGCGCGGCCGGAGGTGA
- a CDS encoding oxidoreductase: protein MITKDAVWLITGCSKGLGRALAEQAFGAGYRVVVTARRIADIADLAAAHGDAALAVALDVTDPAGIEVAIAAAEHRFGGIDVLVNNAGYGYLAAIEEGEDADIRALFETDLFGPLNLVKAVLPGMRARRRGHIVNISSIGGLVTYPGVGYYHMVKFGIEAMSDTLAKEVAPLGIGVTVVAPGAFRTDFRGPASIRQSATRIDDYADTAGKSREGVQAGHGRQAGDPVRGARAIIAAVEAQQPPVHLLIGGDALDQLRGRLDGLRGETDAWEAVTRSTDFQAGATA from the coding sequence ATGATCACCAAGGACGCCGTCTGGCTCATCACCGGCTGCTCCAAGGGGCTCGGCCGAGCGCTGGCAGAGCAGGCGTTCGGCGCGGGCTACCGCGTCGTCGTCACCGCGCGGCGCATCGCCGATATCGCGGACCTGGCGGCCGCGCACGGCGACGCCGCGCTCGCGGTCGCGCTCGACGTCACCGATCCGGCCGGGATCGAGGTGGCGATCGCCGCAGCCGAGCATCGCTTCGGCGGCATCGACGTGCTCGTCAACAATGCCGGCTACGGCTACCTCGCCGCGATCGAGGAGGGCGAGGACGCCGACATTCGCGCGCTGTTCGAGACCGACCTGTTCGGCCCGCTGAACCTGGTGAAGGCCGTGCTGCCTGGCATGCGCGCCCGTCGCCGCGGCCACATCGTCAACATCAGCTCCATCGGCGGTCTCGTGACCTATCCGGGCGTCGGCTACTATCACATGGTGAAGTTCGGCATCGAGGCGATGTCCGACACGCTGGCCAAGGAGGTGGCGCCGCTCGGCATCGGCGTCACGGTGGTCGCGCCCGGCGCTTTCCGCACCGACTTCCGCGGCCCCGCTTCGATCAGGCAGTCGGCGACGCGCATCGACGACTATGCCGATACCGCCGGCAAGTCCCGCGAGGGCGTGCAGGCCGGCCACGGCAGGCAGGCGGGCGACCCCGTGCGCGGCGCCCGTGCGATCATCGCCGCCGTCGAGGCGCAGCAGCCCCCCGTCCATCTGCTGATCGGCGGCGACGCGCTGGATCAGCTTCGCGGCAGGCTCGACGGGCTGCGCGGGGAAACCGATGCCTGGGAGGCGGTGACGCGCAGCACCGACTTTCAGGCCGGCGCCACGGCCTGA
- a CDS encoding carbohydrate ABC transporter permease produces the protein MTLAATAPADIDRHERLAQWVDRHSGRIMVLPAVLILLAFAIFPLIVSAYLSLSRFALAGGSFKLTFIGFYNYSRLLVGAQQYHLLGTFKEMGAAGWTLLAVVGLAMAAWLARYVGTGFTIAGFAGRLVTSALILALAVVMAGTVLAGGFQGTLSNTLLYVVLGVAVQFALGLGLALLCAQPIRARSLFRVLFFVPLMVTPVGVAYMFRMLADMQKGPFAPISHLLGFGPWSWATDAWSARLMVLVGDTWQWTPFMFIVLLAAIENQPRDQLEAAHLDGASRLQILRDITWPAIAPVAATVVLIRLIEAFKLIDMPNVLTAGGPGLATESLTLHAFIAWRTQDLGGSAAVGYILLFVSTITCVSFFNFVVRPARRYQ, from the coding sequence ATGACCCTCGCCGCGACTGCGCCCGCCGACATCGACCGGCACGAGAGGCTCGCCCAATGGGTCGACCGCCATTCCGGCCGGATCATGGTGCTGCCGGCCGTGCTGATCCTGCTCGCCTTCGCGATCTTTCCGCTGATCGTCTCGGCCTATCTGTCGCTGTCGCGCTTCGCGCTGGCCGGCGGCAGCTTCAAGCTGACCTTCATCGGCTTCTATAACTACAGCCGGCTTCTGGTCGGAGCGCAGCAATACCACCTGCTCGGCACGTTCAAGGAGATGGGCGCCGCGGGCTGGACGCTGCTCGCCGTCGTCGGGCTCGCCATGGCGGCCTGGCTGGCGCGCTATGTCGGCACCGGCTTCACCATCGCCGGCTTTGCCGGGCGCCTCGTCACATCGGCGCTGATCCTCGCCCTCGCCGTCGTGATGGCCGGCACGGTGCTGGCCGGCGGCTTCCAGGGCACGCTGTCCAACACGCTGCTCTACGTCGTCCTCGGCGTCGCCGTGCAGTTCGCCCTCGGCCTCGGCCTGGCGCTGCTCTGCGCCCAGCCGATCCGGGCGCGCAGCCTGTTCCGGGTTCTCTTCTTCGTGCCGCTGATGGTGACGCCGGTGGGGGTCGCCTACATGTTCCGCATGCTGGCCGACATGCAGAAGGGGCCGTTCGCGCCGATCAGCCACCTGCTCGGCTTCGGCCCGTGGTCCTGGGCGACGGACGCCTGGTCGGCGCGGCTGATGGTGCTGGTCGGCGACACCTGGCAATGGACGCCGTTCATGTTCATCGTGCTCCTGGCGGCGATCGAGAACCAGCCGCGCGACCAGCTCGAGGCGGCGCATCTCGACGGGGCGAGCCGGCTGCAGATCCTGCGCGACATCACCTGGCCGGCGATCGCGCCGGTGGCCGCCACCGTGGTGCTGATCCGCCTGATCGAGGCCTTCAAGCTGATCGACATGCCGAACGTGCTGACCGCCGGCGGGCCCGGGCTCGCCACGGAATCGCTGACGCTGCACGCCTTCATCGCCTGGCGCACCCAGGACCTCGGCGGCTCGGCGGCGGTCGGCTACATCCTCCTGTTCGTCTCGACCATCACCTGCGTCTCCTTCTTCAACTTCGTGGTCCGCCCCGCCCGGAGATACCAGTGA
- the katG gene encoding catalase/peroxidase HPI — protein MTDEAKCPFSGDASKKRVEGTQNRDWWPEQLRVDLLNQHSSKSDPLNRNFSYREEFSKLDYAALKNDLRKLMTDSQDWWPADFGHYGPQFIRMSWHAAGTYRLSDGRGGGGRGQQRFAPLNSWPDNVNIDKSRRLLWPIKQKYGQRISWADLLILTGNVALETMGFRTFGFAAGREDTWEPDQDVYWGTETAWLTHRPLESFKSPLGATEMGLIYVNPEGPGANGDPVSAALFIRETFKRMAMNDEETVALIAGGHTFGKTHGASAESHKGPEPEGAPLEAQGLGWISNYGTGHGADAIGSGLEVTWTQTPAQWSNFFFENLFKYEWVQTRSPAGAIQWEAKDAGDIIPDAHDPSKKRKPTMLTTDLSLRVDPIYEKISRRFLEDPQAFAEAFARAWFKLTHRDLGPRSRYLGPEVPREELIWQDPVPAVDHPLIDAADIAALKAKVLASGLTVSELVGTAWASASTFRGGDKRGGANGARVRLAPQKDWEVNRPDQLQKVLDVLDGIRTEFDKDASGGKKVSLADLIVLAGNAGVEQAAKAAGHAVAVAFKPGRTDASQAQTDVDSFEWLEPVADGFRNYQKAGHPVPAEVSLIDRAQLLTLTAPELTVLVGGLRAINVNADGSSHGVLTDRPGALTNDFFVNLLDMGTQWKAVSEAKDLFEGTDRKTGKVKWLGSRVDLVFGSNAVLRALAEVYASTDAKQKFVDDFVAAWTKVTNLDRFDLHA, from the coding sequence ATGACAGATGAAGCAAAATGCCCGTTCTCGGGCGACGCTTCCAAGAAACGCGTCGAGGGCACGCAGAATCGAGACTGGTGGCCCGAGCAGCTGCGCGTCGACCTCCTGAACCAGCATTCGTCCAAGTCCGATCCGCTGAATCGGAACTTCAGCTACCGCGAAGAATTCAGCAAGCTGGACTATGCGGCGCTGAAGAACGATCTGCGCAAGCTGATGACGGACTCGCAGGACTGGTGGCCTGCCGATTTCGGCCATTACGGCCCGCAGTTCATCCGCATGTCCTGGCACGCTGCCGGCACCTACCGCCTGAGCGACGGCCGCGGCGGCGGCGGTCGTGGTCAGCAGCGTTTCGCTCCGCTGAACAGCTGGCCGGACAACGTCAACATCGACAAGTCGCGCCGCCTGCTCTGGCCGATCAAGCAGAAATACGGGCAGAGGATTTCCTGGGCCGACCTGCTGATCCTCACCGGCAATGTCGCGCTGGAGACCATGGGCTTTCGCACCTTCGGCTTTGCCGCCGGCCGCGAGGACACCTGGGAGCCCGATCAGGACGTGTACTGGGGAACCGAGACCGCCTGGCTGACCCACCGGCCCCTCGAGAGCTTCAAGAGCCCGCTCGGCGCCACCGAGATGGGCCTCATCTACGTCAATCCGGAAGGCCCTGGCGCCAACGGCGACCCGGTCTCCGCCGCGCTGTTCATCCGCGAGACCTTCAAGCGCATGGCGATGAACGACGAGGAGACCGTCGCGCTGATCGCCGGCGGCCACACTTTCGGCAAGACCCATGGCGCCTCGGCGGAATCGCACAAGGGTCCCGAGCCGGAAGGCGCGCCGCTCGAGGCGCAGGGCCTGGGCTGGATCAGCAATTACGGCACCGGTCATGGCGCGGACGCCATCGGCAGCGGCCTCGAAGTGACCTGGACGCAGACGCCGGCGCAGTGGAGCAACTTCTTCTTCGAGAACCTGTTCAAGTATGAATGGGTGCAGACCCGCAGCCCCGCCGGCGCCATCCAGTGGGAAGCCAAGGACGCCGGGGACATCATCCCCGACGCGCACGACCCGTCGAAGAAGCGCAAGCCGACCATGCTGACGACCGACCTGTCGCTGCGCGTCGACCCGATCTACGAGAAGATCTCGCGCCGCTTCCTGGAGGACCCGCAGGCCTTTGCCGAAGCCTTTGCCCGCGCCTGGTTCAAGCTGACCCATCGCGACCTCGGTCCGCGCTCGCGCTACCTCGGCCCGGAAGTGCCCAGGGAAGAGCTGATCTGGCAGGATCCGGTGCCCGCCGTCGATCACCCGCTGATCGACGCCGCCGACATCGCCGCGCTCAAGGCCAAGGTGCTGGCCTCGGGCCTGACCGTGTCCGAGCTGGTCGGCACGGCCTGGGCTTCGGCCTCCACCTTCCGCGGTGGGGACAAGCGCGGCGGCGCCAACGGTGCGCGTGTCCGCCTCGCGCCGCAGAAGGATTGGGAGGTCAACCGGCCCGACCAGCTGCAGAAGGTGCTCGATGTGCTGGACGGCATCCGGACCGAGTTCGACAAGGATGCGAGCGGCGGCAAGAAGGTCTCGCTCGCGGACCTGATCGTGCTGGCCGGCAATGCCGGCGTCGAGCAGGCGGCGAAGGCCGCCGGTCACGCGGTGGCGGTGGCCTTCAAGCCCGGCCGTACCGATGCCTCGCAGGCGCAGACCGATGTGGACTCCTTCGAGTGGCTCGAGCCGGTCGCGGATGGCTTCCGCAACTACCAGAAGGCCGGGCATCCCGTGCCGGCCGAGGTCTCGCTGATCGACCGGGCGCAGCTGCTGACCCTGACCGCGCCCGAGCTGACCGTCCTGGTCGGCGGCCTGCGCGCGATCAACGTCAACGCCGATGGCTCCAGCCACGGCGTGCTCACCGACCGGCCGGGCGCGCTGACCAACGACTTCTTCGTCAACCTGCTCGACATGGGCACGCAGTGGAAGGCGGTGTCCGAGGCCAAGGACCTGTTCGAGGGCACCGACCGCAAGACCGGCAAGGTCAAATGGTTGGGCTCGCGCGTCGATCTCGTGTTCGGTTCGAACGCGGTGCTGCGCGCTTTGGCCGAGGTCTATGCCAGCACGGATGCGAAGCAGAAGTTCGTCGACGACTTCGTCGCCGCCTGGACCAAGGTGACGAACCTCGACCGCTTCGATCTGCATGCCTGA
- a CDS encoding Fur family transcriptional regulator yields the protein MSQPPADHSCDHDWVQILRDKGLRATVQRVTVLDYLHHHPHADAETVFQGVRSSLSTISLQAVHLIVQDLSGEGLIRRISLPDSASARYETRIEDNHHHIQCIRCGRIEDVDCVVGHAPCIEPSDTRGMRIVEASIVFRGICRDCESVASKGMKNDDR from the coding sequence ATGTCACAGCCACCCGCCGACCATTCGTGCGACCATGACTGGGTCCAGATCCTGAGGGACAAAGGGCTGCGCGCCACCGTGCAGCGCGTGACGGTCCTGGACTATCTGCATCATCATCCGCATGCCGATGCCGAGACCGTCTTCCAGGGTGTTCGCTCCTCTCTTTCGACGATCTCGCTCCAGGCCGTCCACCTGATCGTGCAGGACCTGTCCGGCGAAGGCCTGATCCGCCGCATCAGCCTGCCGGATTCCGCCAGCGCACGGTACGAAACGCGCATCGAGGACAATCACCACCACATCCAGTGCATCCGATGCGGACGCATCGAAGATGTGGACTGTGTCGTCGGCCATGCCCCCTGCATCGAGCCGAGCGACACGCGCGGCATGCGCATTGTCGAAGCCAGCATCGTCTTTCGCGGCATTTGCCGCGATTGCGAGTCCGTAGCCAGCAAAGGGATGAAGAACGATGACAGATGA